The following are from one region of the Deltaproteobacteria bacterium genome:
- the ilvN gene encoding acetolactate synthase small subunit, with amino-acid sequence MEHIISVLVENKFGVLARVAGLFSARGFNIESLSVAPTLDASTSMITIVTVGDDRIIEQIMKQLNKVVEVLSVVDHSETHFLDRETALIKVHTKPEHRDEAVRIATIFRANIVDSSATTYTIEITGDVEKVEAMINMLKPLGIKDLIRTGRIAISRETTRTASPRREPGLLKS; translated from the coding sequence ATGGAACATATCATATCGGTTCTTGTTGAAAACAAGTTTGGCGTTCTCGCCAGAGTTGCCGGACTGTTTAGCGCCCGCGGCTTCAATATCGAGAGTCTCTCCGTAGCGCCGACGCTCGATGCCTCGACGTCGATGATTACCATCGTCACCGTCGGCGACGATCGGATCATCGAGCAGATCATGAAGCAGCTTAACAAAGTTGTCGAAGTACTGAGCGTCGTCGATCATAGCGAGACCCATTTTCTCGACCGCGAAACCGCGCTCATCAAGGTGCACACCAAACCCGAGCACCGCGACGAAGCGGTGCGCATCGCAACGATCTTTCGCGCCAACATCGTCGATTCGTCGGCGACGACCTACACGATTGAAATCACCGGCGATGTCGAGAAGGTCGAAGCGATGATCAACATGCTGAAACCCCTCGGCATCAAAGATTTGATCCGCACCGGCCGCATCGCCATCTCCAGGGAAACCACCCGCACCGCGTCGCCTCGGCGCGAGCCGGGTTTGTTGAAGTCTTAG